In Paenarthrobacter sp. GOM3, a single window of DNA contains:
- a CDS encoding alpha/beta fold hydrolase → MEKVDTAHSPDGAQAPGEFFSASLPGRTHASDVDVDGSNIAYWTYEPVSVTAATRTILVIHGFRGDHHGLLRVADQLPEMRIIMPDLPAFGSSEPFVGDEHTVERYGRFISSFMAATGLGPKTVLLGHSFGSIVASHFAAAHPGSVYPLILVNPIAAPALEGPKGIMTKLAVLYYQVSARLPRPLGLAVLRNRAIVRVMSITMAKTKDKNLRRFIHAQHDAYFSAFADRNSLLESFKASVSGHVAEVAEQLTLPVLLVAGEKDEIATLPNQHKLMERLPDGTLEVIPGVGHLIHYETPVPAATAIRTFLEDHPA, encoded by the coding sequence ATGGAAAAAGTGGACACCGCGCATTCGCCTGACGGTGCGCAGGCCCCTGGGGAATTCTTCAGCGCGTCCCTGCCCGGGCGGACCCACGCCTCGGACGTCGACGTGGACGGCAGCAATATCGCGTACTGGACCTACGAACCTGTGTCCGTTACAGCTGCCACCCGAACCATCCTGGTCATCCACGGTTTCCGGGGCGATCACCACGGTCTGCTGCGCGTCGCAGACCAGCTCCCCGAGATGCGCATCATCATGCCGGACCTGCCGGCCTTCGGCAGCTCCGAACCCTTCGTGGGCGACGAGCACACCGTGGAACGGTACGGGAGGTTTATCTCCAGCTTCATGGCAGCAACCGGTCTTGGCCCCAAGACGGTCCTGCTGGGCCACTCCTTTGGATCCATCGTGGCCAGCCATTTTGCCGCAGCGCATCCGGGATCCGTCTACCCCTTGATCCTGGTCAACCCCATTGCCGCGCCGGCGTTGGAAGGCCCCAAGGGCATCATGACCAAACTTGCTGTGTTGTACTACCAGGTCTCAGCGAGGCTCCCCCGCCCCCTGGGGCTGGCGGTGCTCCGCAACCGGGCCATCGTGCGTGTCATGAGCATCACGATGGCCAAAACCAAGGACAAGAACCTGCGCCGGTTCATCCACGCACAGCATGATGCCTACTTCAGTGCCTTCGCGGACCGGAACAGCCTGCTCGAATCCTTCAAAGCCTCGGTCTCAGGGCACGTGGCAGAGGTCGCCGAACAGCTGACCCTCCCGGTGCTCCTGGTCGCCGGCGAAAAAGACGAGATCGCCACCCTTCCCAACCAGCACAAACTCATGGAGCGCTTACCCGACGGAACACTGGAAGTGATTCCCGGCGTCGGGCACCTCATCCACTACGAGACGCCGGTCCCGGCCGCAACAGCCATCCGCACCTTCCTGGAGGATCATCCCGCGTGA
- the metK gene encoding methionine adenosyltransferase: MTLPLHHEHHGTPSKLRLFTSESVTEGHPDKICDQISDSILDALLAADPESRVAVETMATTGLVHVAGEVTTDAYVEIPQIVRETILGIGYDSSANGFDGARCGVSVSIGQQSNDIAGGVFNSLEAREGRQEDDYDLQGAGDQGIMFGYASDETASYMPTPIWLAHRLSERLTEVRKNGELAYLRPDGKTQVTVGYDGDRPVSVETVVISSQHAEEASLEQLRADLASYVIDPVLSASNLDIARTANILNPAGAFVIGGPVGDAGLTGRKIIVDTYGGFSRHGGGAFSGKDPSKVDRSAAYAMRWVAKNVVAAGLAKRAEIQIAYAIGQARPVGTYVETFGTETVDPARISEAITELFDLRPRAIIDALDLKRPIYAKTAAHGHFGRDDPDFTWERLDRVDDLKEYFNA, from the coding sequence GTGACTTTACCGCTGCACCATGAACACCATGGCACCCCGTCCAAGCTCCGGCTCTTCACCTCAGAGTCGGTCACCGAAGGGCACCCGGACAAGATCTGCGACCAGATCAGCGACTCCATTCTTGATGCGTTGCTGGCCGCGGATCCTGAATCCCGCGTGGCCGTAGAGACCATGGCCACTACCGGCCTGGTGCACGTGGCGGGTGAGGTCACCACTGACGCCTACGTCGAGATCCCGCAGATCGTCCGCGAAACCATCCTTGGCATCGGGTACGACTCCTCGGCCAACGGCTTCGACGGTGCCCGCTGTGGTGTCTCCGTCTCCATCGGCCAGCAGTCCAACGACATTGCGGGAGGTGTCTTCAACTCGCTTGAAGCCCGCGAGGGCCGCCAGGAGGACGACTACGACCTCCAGGGCGCAGGCGACCAGGGCATCATGTTCGGCTACGCCAGCGACGAGACCGCCTCCTACATGCCTACTCCCATCTGGCTTGCACACCGCCTCTCGGAACGCCTCACCGAAGTCCGCAAGAACGGCGAGCTCGCGTACCTCCGCCCGGACGGCAAGACGCAGGTCACGGTAGGTTACGACGGCGACCGGCCCGTTTCCGTGGAAACCGTGGTCATTTCCAGCCAGCATGCCGAAGAAGCAAGCCTGGAGCAGCTTCGTGCGGACCTCGCCAGCTATGTGATCGACCCCGTGCTGTCCGCTTCCAACCTGGATATCGCACGCACGGCGAACATCCTGAACCCTGCCGGTGCCTTCGTCATCGGCGGCCCGGTAGGCGACGCCGGCCTCACCGGACGCAAAATCATCGTTGACACCTACGGTGGATTCTCCCGTCACGGCGGTGGAGCATTCTCCGGCAAGGATCCGTCCAAGGTGGACCGTTCGGCTGCGTATGCCATGCGATGGGTCGCCAAGAACGTAGTGGCCGCCGGACTGGCAAAGCGCGCCGAGATCCAGATCGCCTACGCCATTGGCCAGGCCCGCCCCGTTGGAACGTACGTTGAGACGTTCGGTACGGAGACTGTTGATCCGGCCCGCATCAGCGAAGCCATCACAGAACTCTTCGACCTGCGTCCCCGGGCCATTATTGACGCCCTTGACCTGAAGCGGCCCATCTACGCCAAGACGGCCGCGCATGGCCATTTCGGCCGCGACGACCCCGACTTCACGTGGGAGCGGCTGGACCGGGTTGATGACCTGAAGGAATACTTCAACGCCTGA
- the coaBC gene encoding bifunctional phosphopantothenoylcysteine decarboxylase/phosphopantothenate--cysteine ligase CoaBC, producing MRIVLGVGGGIAAYKVASLLRLFTEAGHKVTVIPTEAATRFVGVATWEALSGNPASNSVFDDVEKVNHVRLGHEADLIVVAPATADLLAKAATGQAGDLLTNTLLMAHGPVLFAPAMHTEMWQHAATQANVETLRSRGVTVLEPASGRLTGADSGPGRLPEPEAIFAAAMALAGTESSPVQGSQSGVLAGRVVTISAGGTREALDPVRFLGNRSSGKQGAALAAAALSAGATVRFLAAHMDVEPPAGVELVRVESALELREAALTAAADSDVVIMAAAVADFRPAEVSDTKIKKVDGEDAPLVHLVRNPDILHELVERRNAEGGKQLIVGFAAETGDAQGDVLEHATAKLKRKGCDLLVVNHVGIGRVFGQDDNSVVILSGHGAEPESAAGSKADVAAAVIDRVGAELARVFPAV from the coding sequence GTGCGCATAGTCCTCGGAGTCGGGGGAGGGATCGCAGCCTACAAGGTTGCATCGCTCCTCCGGCTTTTTACTGAAGCCGGTCACAAGGTGACGGTCATTCCCACGGAAGCGGCAACCCGCTTTGTTGGTGTGGCTACATGGGAGGCCCTCTCGGGCAACCCGGCGAGCAACAGCGTCTTTGACGACGTCGAGAAGGTCAATCATGTCCGGTTGGGACATGAGGCGGACCTTATAGTCGTTGCTCCGGCCACCGCCGACCTCCTGGCCAAGGCAGCCACCGGACAGGCGGGCGACCTCCTCACCAACACGCTCCTCATGGCCCACGGGCCCGTCCTCTTCGCTCCAGCCATGCACACGGAAATGTGGCAGCACGCCGCAACCCAGGCCAACGTAGAGACATTGCGCAGCCGCGGCGTCACAGTCCTTGAGCCTGCGTCCGGGCGCCTTACCGGCGCGGACTCGGGCCCGGGCCGCCTGCCGGAACCTGAAGCGATCTTCGCTGCCGCCATGGCCCTTGCCGGCACGGAATCCTCCCCGGTGCAGGGCAGCCAGTCCGGTGTCCTTGCCGGACGCGTCGTGACCATCTCCGCCGGCGGAACCAGGGAAGCCTTGGATCCGGTGCGCTTCCTGGGCAACCGCTCATCGGGAAAGCAAGGCGCGGCCCTGGCCGCTGCTGCGCTGTCCGCCGGAGCCACTGTCCGTTTCCTTGCGGCCCATATGGACGTCGAGCCGCCTGCCGGCGTCGAGCTTGTCCGCGTTGAGTCTGCCCTGGAGTTGCGGGAGGCGGCGCTGACAGCGGCGGCCGATTCCGACGTCGTTATTATGGCTGCCGCTGTGGCGGACTTCCGTCCGGCAGAAGTTTCAGACACCAAGATCAAGAAGGTCGACGGCGAGGACGCACCGTTGGTGCACCTGGTTCGGAATCCGGACATCCTGCACGAGCTCGTTGAGCGGCGGAACGCCGAAGGCGGCAAGCAACTGATCGTGGGTTTCGCGGCGGAAACGGGCGATGCCCAGGGTGACGTCCTGGAGCATGCCACGGCCAAGCTCAAGCGCAAGGGCTGCGACCTCCTGGTGGTCAACCATGTTGGCATCGGCCGTGTCTTCGGCCAGGACGACAACTCCGTGGTCATCCTTTCCGGACACGGGGCGGAGCCGGAATCCGCGGCCGGTTCCAAGGCCGATGTTGCTGCTGCCGTGATCGACCGGGTGGGCGCCGAGCTCGCACGGGTTTTTCCCGCTGTGTAA
- a CDS encoding sugar-binding transcriptional regulator, producing the protein MARSRHSDALRAAQMYYLQDLTMDAIARELRTSRSTVSRLLSSARETGLVQVQIRSPFDTGPELESQIRNQYGVDVHVVPVLDTLNEAETLDRVAMQAARTIGPLVDSNAIIGVAWGATLSAVSRHLTRKVTHDSIVVQLNGAGNMQTTGITYASDIMRRFGSAYGARVEQFPVPAFFDHASTKTAMWNERSVQRILDLQARMSIAIFGVGSVDSDYPSHVYAGGYLDEHDLSMLAADDVVGDVATVFFRSDGSSDGITLNERSTGPGHEQLRQVRRRICVVSGASKINGLQGALAAGLATDLILDEASARRLVSFNGHA; encoded by the coding sequence ATGGCACGATCACGTCACTCGGATGCGCTCCGGGCTGCACAAATGTATTACCTGCAGGACCTGACCATGGATGCGATTGCCCGCGAGCTGCGGACCTCCCGTTCCACGGTGTCCCGGCTGCTGTCCTCGGCACGGGAAACGGGCTTGGTCCAGGTCCAGATCCGAAGCCCCTTCGACACCGGACCCGAGCTGGAAAGCCAGATCCGGAACCAATACGGAGTGGACGTTCACGTCGTCCCGGTGCTGGACACCCTCAATGAGGCCGAGACTTTGGACCGTGTAGCCATGCAGGCAGCACGAACCATCGGCCCCCTGGTGGACTCGAACGCCATCATCGGGGTGGCCTGGGGTGCAACCCTCAGTGCCGTCAGCCGCCACCTCACCCGCAAGGTGACGCACGACAGCATCGTGGTCCAACTCAACGGGGCCGGCAACATGCAAACCACAGGCATTACGTACGCCAGCGACATCATGAGGCGCTTCGGCAGCGCCTATGGGGCACGGGTGGAACAGTTCCCGGTGCCGGCGTTCTTTGATCACGCGTCCACCAAGACGGCGATGTGGAATGAACGCAGCGTTCAACGCATCCTCGACTTGCAGGCGCGAATGAGCATTGCGATATTCGGCGTAGGCTCAGTCGATTCCGATTACCCCAGCCACGTCTACGCCGGCGGATACCTGGACGAACACGACCTCAGCATGCTGGCTGCCGACGACGTTGTAGGGGACGTCGCGACGGTGTTCTTCCGGAGCGACGGTTCCTCCGACGGCATCACCTTGAACGAAAGATCCACGGGGCCGGGCCACGAGCAGCTCCGCCAGGTCAGGCGCCGGATATGCGTCGTGTCCGGCGCTTCCAAGATCAACGGACTACAGGGTGCCCTGGCGGCAGGACTGGCCACGGACCTTATTCTGGACGAGGCGTCCGCCCGACGCCTGGTGAGTTTCAACGGCCATGCCTGA
- the pyrF gene encoding orotidine-5'-phosphate decarboxylase — translation MPESASRQQGQQPARESFGSRLAAAMTARGPLCVGIDPHPQLLAEWGLDDDAAGLERFSLTVVEAVASLAAAVKPQVALYERHGSAGMAVLERTLAASSEAGVLSIADAKRGDIGSTMAAYADAWLRDGSSLAADSVTLSPYLGFESLRPALDLAAQYGRGVFVLALTSNPEGKSVQHVGGADSVARRIVAEAAAENRRYDGALGSVGLVVGATIGSALEDLDIDLGPVRGAILAPGLGAQGATPADLRATFGAAYPSVLATSSRGILAAGPSVAALRAATRETLDGLRSE, via the coding sequence ATGCCTGAGTCTGCTTCGCGACAGCAGGGGCAGCAGCCGGCCCGGGAGTCCTTTGGCTCCCGGCTGGCTGCCGCCATGACGGCCCGCGGACCGCTGTGCGTCGGGATCGACCCGCACCCGCAGCTCCTGGCTGAGTGGGGACTGGACGACGACGCCGCCGGGCTGGAGCGCTTTTCGCTGACGGTGGTGGAGGCAGTGGCTTCCCTCGCTGCCGCGGTGAAGCCGCAGGTGGCCCTCTACGAGCGGCATGGGTCTGCGGGAATGGCTGTGCTGGAGCGCACTCTGGCTGCGTCCTCGGAGGCAGGGGTCCTCAGTATCGCTGACGCGAAGCGTGGTGACATTGGTTCCACTATGGCGGCATACGCTGATGCGTGGCTGCGTGACGGGTCATCCTTGGCCGCGGATTCTGTGACCTTGAGCCCATACCTCGGCTTTGAGTCGCTCCGTCCGGCGCTGGATCTCGCAGCCCAGTACGGCAGGGGAGTGTTTGTGCTCGCGTTGACGTCCAACCCGGAAGGCAAGTCCGTCCAGCATGTTGGCGGCGCTGATTCCGTTGCCCGGCGCATTGTGGCCGAGGCTGCTGCGGAGAACCGGCGCTATGACGGGGCTCTGGGTTCGGTTGGCCTAGTGGTGGGTGCCACCATTGGTTCGGCGTTGGAGGACCTCGACATTGACCTTGGTCCGGTCCGTGGTGCCATCCTGGCCCCGGGACTCGGTGCCCAGGGCGCTACCCCCGCCGATCTCCGTGCCACTTTTGGGGCCGCGTATCCGAGTGTCCTTGCGACGTCGAGCCGGGGAATCCTGGCCGCGGGCCCGTCGGTTGCGGCACTGCGGGCTGCCACCCGGGAGACGTTGGACGGGCTCCGCTCCGAGTAA
- the gmk gene encoding guanylate kinase, giving the protein MSKNPGLTVLAGPTAVGKGTVSTYIRDNYPEVWLSVSATTRAARPGEKDGVHYFFKSAEEFDSLVDQGELLEWAVVHGHNRYGTLRSTVNAAIAEGKSVLLEIDLQGARQVKAAVPDANFVFLAPPSWDEMVRRLVGRGTETPEEQQRRLETAKLELAAEPEFDHTVINDDVRRAADELVSLMGLTPHGR; this is encoded by the coding sequence GTGAGCAAGAATCCTGGACTGACTGTCCTTGCAGGCCCCACTGCCGTTGGCAAGGGAACCGTTTCAACCTACATCAGGGACAACTATCCGGAGGTCTGGCTCTCAGTCTCGGCAACCACCCGGGCCGCCCGGCCGGGAGAGAAAGACGGAGTCCACTACTTCTTCAAGTCCGCCGAGGAGTTCGACTCGCTGGTCGACCAGGGCGAACTCCTGGAGTGGGCCGTTGTCCACGGCCACAACCGCTACGGCACGCTCCGCAGCACGGTGAACGCGGCAATCGCCGAAGGCAAGTCGGTCCTCCTCGAGATCGACCTCCAGGGCGCGCGGCAGGTCAAGGCTGCGGTGCCGGACGCCAATTTCGTGTTCCTGGCCCCGCCCAGCTGGGATGAAATGGTGCGGCGCCTGGTGGGCCGCGGCACCGAAACACCCGAGGAACAGCAGCGCAGGCTGGAAACCGCTAAACTGGAACTTGCTGCTGAACCGGAGTTTGACCACACCGTCATCAATGACGACGTTCGCCGGGCAGCGGACGAGCTTGTTTCACTCATGGGGCTTACCCCGCACGGGCGCTAA
- a CDS encoding glycosyltransferase family 4 protein, with amino-acid sequence MKIVIDARFTRTDHHDGISRYGSSLIAATSKIADVTMLISDKRQLALLPDVPYVMINSPLSPMELFVARKVNPLGADVVVCPMQTMGTLGRRYGLVLTLHDLIYYEHPTPPGFLPAPVRLLWRLYHKAFWPQRLLLNRADVVATISQTTRALMAKYQLTKRPVRIVGNAPQPGQAPRDPAAGAEKTLLYMGSFMPYKNVETMIRGMAGLPDFTLHLLSRITSDRKAELEAMVPEGAKVQFHNGVTDAQYDELLVRATALISLSRAEGYGLPLVEAMALGTPVIASDIPIFREVGGDAVSYVDPDSPTDFAAAVTALAKDSLWQERSVRSVERAAGFNWDESAQQLLAAAEEVVAQRKRKG; translated from the coding sequence GTGAAAATCGTCATCGACGCCCGCTTTACCCGAACGGACCACCACGATGGCATCAGCCGCTACGGTTCCAGCCTCATAGCAGCGACATCCAAAATCGCGGACGTGACCATGCTGATCAGCGACAAGCGCCAACTCGCGCTGCTGCCGGACGTTCCCTATGTGATGATCAACAGCCCCCTGTCTCCGATGGAGCTGTTTGTCGCACGCAAGGTCAACCCGCTGGGCGCGGACGTCGTCGTTTGTCCCATGCAGACCATGGGCACCCTGGGACGGCGCTACGGCCTGGTCCTCACCTTGCATGACCTCATCTACTACGAGCACCCCACTCCCCCAGGTTTCCTGCCGGCTCCCGTACGGCTGCTGTGGCGGCTCTACCACAAGGCCTTTTGGCCGCAGCGCCTCCTGCTGAACCGTGCCGACGTCGTGGCAACCATCAGCCAGACAACCCGCGCCCTCATGGCCAAGTACCAACTGACCAAGCGGCCGGTGCGCATCGTGGGCAACGCCCCGCAACCCGGCCAGGCACCCCGCGATCCTGCCGCGGGCGCCGAGAAGACACTCCTGTACATGGGTTCGTTCATGCCGTACAAGAATGTGGAAACGATGATCCGGGGCATGGCCGGCTTGCCGGACTTCACCCTGCACCTGCTCAGCCGGATCACCTCCGACCGCAAGGCGGAACTCGAGGCGATGGTTCCAGAAGGAGCCAAGGTCCAGTTCCACAACGGCGTTACGGACGCCCAATATGACGAACTCCTTGTCAGGGCAACCGCCCTGATCAGCCTTTCCCGCGCCGAGGGGTACGGTTTGCCGCTGGTTGAGGCCATGGCGCTGGGGACACCCGTGATCGCCAGCGACATCCCGATCTTCCGGGAAGTAGGCGGCGACGCCGTCAGCTACGTGGACCCGGATTCACCCACGGACTTCGCAGCAGCCGTCACGGCTTTGGCGAAGGACTCCCTCTGGCAGGAGCGCTCCGTGCGGTCGGTGGAGCGTGCAGCAGGGTTCAACTGGGACGAGTCAGCACAGCAACTCCTTGCCGCAGCCGAGGAAGTCGTGGCCCAGCGCAAACGCAAGGGCTGA
- the rpoZ gene encoding DNA-directed RNA polymerase subunit omega, giving the protein MSTNLEGIINPPIDSLLEAADSKYGLVIFGAKRARQINAYYAQLHEGLFEYVGPLVDTKLNEKSLSIALREINEGLLVSTPIEPAE; this is encoded by the coding sequence GTGTCCACGAACCTTGAAGGCATCATCAACCCGCCGATCGATTCGCTGCTTGAGGCTGCCGATTCCAAGTACGGCCTGGTAATCTTCGGCGCCAAGCGTGCCCGTCAGATCAACGCGTACTACGCCCAGCTTCACGAGGGCCTCTTCGAGTACGTTGGCCCGCTGGTCGACACCAAGCTGAACGAAAAGTCGCTTTCGATCGCCCTGCGCGAGATCAACGAAGGCCTCCTGGTCTCCACGCCGATCGAGCCCGCAGAATAA
- a CDS encoding primosomal protein N' → MAGFEAQPSLLQPSLLQGFPERAPVNGPPLAAENPVARVVLESSLPHLDRPFDYSVPAELSDTAVPGVRVKVKFNGQELNGYVVERRADSEGSHSLAALHKVVSPVAVLTPAIAELAGSVAARYAGTLSDVLRTAIPPRVAKVEKELLAGELDAAGTPGLGSSPADGWRAYSNGAPYVQHLAGGGSPKAVLTALQGFGSHGWPALVASAVAAVRSSGRGAVVVVPDYRDLEQLEAALESVLPKSDVARLTAVDGQTPRYRNFLRLLSGSAGVAIGTRSAAYAPVRDLGLVVCWDDGDDLHIEQRAPYAHTREVLLLRAEQEDAACLMAAHSRSTELQRLVEMQWAVPIEAPRSAVRSTVPRVLNTADSFEQERDPLARIARLPGAAWRAAKEGLERGPVLVQVARAGYAPSLVCETCRELARCNACQGPLAVSSGSAIPACRWCSTPAPQWRCTHCSGTRLRRGAAGVMRTAEELGRAFPGKAVVTSSGEHIKAAVPDVPALVVATVGAEPVAAHGYAAAMLLDGNSLLRRENLRAGEDTVRRWFNAAALVKPASQGGLVVITADDTAATGALLRWDAAGYASRELALRKELQLPPAVRVASITGGRADVGHFSQAFEASAALPSGTKLRSAGPAPLQPLSGTAQLPADDADVRMLYFIPYSDAAAATRAMRAVKAASAAKRTSGPVQLRLDGVDVL, encoded by the coding sequence GTGGCAGGATTTGAGGCCCAGCCCTCGTTGCTCCAGCCTTCACTGCTGCAGGGCTTTCCGGAGCGTGCACCGGTCAACGGACCGCCCCTCGCCGCGGAGAACCCCGTGGCACGGGTGGTGCTGGAATCCTCGTTGCCCCATTTGGACAGGCCTTTCGACTACAGCGTTCCCGCGGAGCTTTCTGACACGGCTGTGCCCGGCGTGCGCGTCAAGGTCAAATTCAACGGCCAGGAGCTGAACGGGTACGTCGTGGAGCGCCGTGCCGATTCGGAGGGCTCCCACTCCTTGGCGGCCCTCCACAAAGTCGTCTCCCCGGTGGCCGTCCTGACTCCGGCCATCGCAGAGTTGGCCGGCAGTGTCGCCGCCCGGTATGCCGGAACCCTCAGCGACGTCCTCCGGACTGCGATCCCGCCCAGGGTCGCCAAGGTGGAGAAGGAACTGCTCGCTGGAGAGCTGGATGCAGCCGGAACGCCTGGGCTGGGTTCCAGTCCGGCCGATGGCTGGAGGGCATATTCCAACGGTGCACCATACGTGCAGCACTTGGCCGGGGGCGGTTCGCCCAAGGCTGTCCTGACCGCTTTGCAGGGATTCGGCTCCCACGGGTGGCCGGCGCTTGTTGCTTCCGCCGTTGCGGCGGTCCGCTCATCGGGCCGGGGCGCCGTGGTGGTCGTACCCGACTACCGTGACCTGGAGCAGTTGGAAGCCGCCCTGGAGAGTGTCCTGCCGAAGTCCGACGTCGCCCGACTTACTGCAGTCGACGGTCAAACCCCCCGTTACCGGAACTTCCTTCGGCTGCTAAGTGGTTCCGCCGGAGTGGCGATTGGCACGCGTTCGGCCGCCTACGCCCCCGTGCGGGACCTGGGTCTGGTGGTGTGCTGGGACGACGGCGATGACCTCCACATCGAGCAGCGGGCCCCTTATGCGCATACCCGGGAGGTCCTGCTGCTGCGTGCCGAGCAGGAGGACGCAGCCTGCCTCATGGCTGCCCATAGCCGCAGCACTGAGCTTCAGCGCCTCGTCGAAATGCAGTGGGCCGTTCCTATCGAGGCACCACGATCCGCTGTCCGTTCGACGGTTCCCCGGGTCCTGAACACGGCTGACAGTTTTGAGCAGGAACGTGATCCTCTGGCACGCATTGCCCGCCTGCCCGGAGCGGCCTGGCGGGCGGCAAAGGAGGGCCTGGAGCGGGGTCCGGTCCTGGTGCAGGTTGCGCGGGCCGGCTATGCACCGTCGCTGGTGTGCGAGACGTGCCGGGAACTTGCCCGCTGCAACGCCTGCCAGGGGCCGTTGGCCGTATCCAGCGGCTCAGCCATACCCGCGTGCCGCTGGTGCTCAACACCAGCACCCCAGTGGCGCTGCACCCACTGCAGCGGAACAAGGCTCCGCCGGGGTGCGGCGGGCGTGATGCGGACGGCGGAGGAACTTGGGCGTGCCTTCCCGGGCAAGGCCGTCGTGACTTCATCAGGTGAGCACATCAAAGCAGCCGTGCCGGACGTTCCGGCCCTCGTGGTGGCGACTGTTGGCGCTGAGCCGGTGGCTGCCCACGGCTACGCTGCGGCCATGCTGCTCGATGGAAATTCGCTGCTCCGGCGCGAGAACCTCAGGGCAGGCGAGGACACCGTCAGGCGCTGGTTCAACGCAGCTGCCCTGGTCAAACCGGCAAGCCAGGGCGGCCTCGTGGTGATCACCGCGGACGATACCGCTGCGACCGGTGCGCTGCTGCGGTGGGACGCTGCGGGATACGCATCGCGGGAGCTGGCACTGCGGAAGGAACTACAGTTGCCCCCAGCGGTCCGGGTCGCCTCCATTACCGGCGGGAGGGCCGACGTCGGACACTTTTCCCAAGCGTTCGAGGCCAGTGCAGCGCTGCCGTCGGGCACCAAACTCCGCAGCGCCGGGCCAGCTCCCCTTCAGCCGCTTTCAGGTACCGCGCAATTGCCGGCCGATGATGCGGATGTCAGGATGCTCTACTTCATTCCCTACAGCGACGCGGCTGCGGCTACCCGCGCCATGCGCGCCGTGAAGGCCGCGAGTGCCGCCAAGCGCACGTCCGGCCCCGTACAGCTCCGCTTGGACGGCGTGGACGTCCTCTAG
- a CDS encoding aldo/keto reductase — MRSSSKLTSSRLALNNGVQMERLGFGLYKVPPHDADTLVATALGEGYRRFDTAAMYGNEVGVGRGIGAAIGNAAAARSATGGSGEAVHGLSREDLFVTTKVWNDDQGYDSTLRAFDTSISNLGLDYVDLYLIHWPCAGRGLFTETYKAMETLYREGKVRAIGVSNFQPGHLEALMDKAEVVPAVNQIELHPWLQQTRLRTLHEQLGIATEAWSPLGRGQVLADPAIVSLAEKYNRTPAQIILRWHLQLGNLVIPKASSPGRIKENIAVFDFELDTADIERMAGLERHHRTGSHPDNVN; from the coding sequence ATGAGATCCTCATCCAAGCTGACATCGAGCCGGCTGGCACTTAACAACGGCGTACAGATGGAACGACTGGGATTCGGACTCTATAAGGTCCCGCCCCATGACGCTGACACGCTGGTGGCCACGGCCCTCGGGGAAGGGTACAGGCGCTTCGACACTGCCGCGATGTACGGAAATGAGGTAGGCGTCGGCAGGGGAATTGGGGCGGCCATAGGCAATGCCGCTGCCGCCCGCAGTGCCACTGGTGGTTCCGGCGAAGCGGTACATGGCCTTTCACGCGAGGACCTGTTCGTGACCACCAAGGTCTGGAACGACGACCAAGGCTACGATTCGACGCTCCGGGCCTTCGACACCTCCATTTCCAACCTTGGGCTCGACTATGTGGACCTCTACCTGATCCACTGGCCCTGCGCCGGCCGCGGGCTGTTCACCGAGACATACAAGGCGATGGAAACCCTGTACCGCGAAGGCAAAGTCCGGGCCATTGGCGTGTCCAATTTCCAGCCCGGGCACCTCGAAGCACTCATGGACAAGGCTGAGGTTGTTCCAGCCGTCAACCAGATCGAGCTGCACCCCTGGCTGCAACAAACCCGGCTAAGGACCCTGCATGAACAGCTGGGGATCGCCACGGAGGCCTGGAGCCCACTGGGCCGCGGCCAGGTCCTGGCAGACCCCGCCATTGTGTCGCTGGCGGAGAAGTACAACCGGACCCCGGCGCAGATCATTCTCCGCTGGCACCTCCAGTTGGGAAACCTGGTCATCCCGAAGGCCAGCTCCCCGGGTCGGATCAAGGAGAACATCGCCGTCTTCGATTTTGAACTGGACACCGCCGACATCGAACGAATGGCGGGACTGGAGCGCCACCACCGAACGGGTTCGCACCCGGACAACGTGAACTAG
- the mihF gene encoding integration host factor, actinobacterial type, whose amino-acid sequence MGLKELTPQERSDALEKAAKARAVRAAAKERLKRGELSIAELISSGTTDEAIARMRVVELLEALPGIGPVRAAGIMAEIGIAGSRRIRGLGIHQARALVDFMDTQQSV is encoded by the coding sequence GTGGGCCTTAAAGAGCTGACACCGCAGGAACGTTCCGATGCCCTTGAAAAGGCTGCCAAGGCACGTGCCGTGCGCGCAGCGGCCAAGGAAAGGCTCAAGCGCGGTGAGCTGAGCATTGCCGAGCTGATCTCCTCGGGCACGACGGACGAGGCGATAGCCCGGATGCGGGTGGTGGAATTGCTGGAGGCCCTGCCGGGCATTGGACCCGTCAGGGCTGCTGGGATCATGGCCGAGATTGGAATTGCCGGATCCCGGCGGATCAGGGGGCTGGGAATTCACCAGGCCCGGGCGCTGGTAGATTTTATGGATACCCAGCAAAGCGTTTGA